From a single Candidatus Binatia bacterium genomic region:
- a CDS encoding TetR/AcrR family transcriptional regulator, whose translation MSAPRRTSGAGGRSSRTSAADRAAHYAEMRERRRRERAEAKRQTRQALLEAGLEEIIEHGLDASLDAICARAGYTRGAFYVHFKSREDLLVGITEWVLGGIVETLLAQESHEDLATTVERFLNGLESGTWPLMPRIRIATIRLMDAINRWPVLRQSFDALIVRAMDRLTKTVSEGQQRSLIRRDLDPVRLGQLLTTLAMGTIMLHNVGVPLDLDPRRSVLLQMLAEPKPDASR comes from the coding sequence TTGAGCGCGCCCCGACGCACGTCCGGGGCGGGCGGTCGCTCGTCGCGCACCTCCGCTGCGGATCGCGCGGCCCACTACGCCGAGATGCGCGAGCGTCGGCGCCGCGAGCGCGCCGAGGCCAAGCGTCAGACGCGGCAGGCGCTGCTCGAGGCGGGGCTCGAGGAGATCATCGAGCACGGCCTCGACGCGAGCCTCGACGCGATCTGCGCCCGCGCCGGCTACACGCGCGGCGCGTTCTACGTGCACTTCAAGAGCCGCGAGGACCTGCTCGTCGGCATCACCGAGTGGGTGCTGGGCGGCATCGTCGAGACGCTGCTCGCGCAGGAGTCGCACGAGGATCTGGCGACGACGGTCGAGCGCTTCCTGAACGGTCTCGAATCGGGCACCTGGCCGCTGATGCCGCGCATCCGCATCGCGACGATCCGGCTGATGGACGCGATCAACCGCTGGCCCGTGCTGCGCCAGAGCTTCGACGCGCTGATCGTGCGGGCGATGGACCGCTTGACGAAGACGGTGAGCGAAGGTCAGCAGCGCTCGCTGATCCGGCGCGACCTCGACCCCGTGCGGCTCGGGCAGCTGCTCACGACCCTCGCGATGGGCACGATCATGCTGCACAACGTCGGCGTGCCGCTCGACCTCGATCCGCGGCGCTCGGTGCTGCTGCAGATGCTCGCCGAGCCCAAGCCCGACGCGTCGCGCTGA
- a CDS encoding ferredoxin family protein → MAYIITRLCRDCVDTGCVAVCPVDCIYGYRGSDTATFPNQLYIHPDECIDCGACEPECPWQAIFEEVAVPEVFKDDIALNYKMMEFQSDFEVQKHEKKEHPTAEQVEANKAKWGLTK, encoded by the coding sequence ATGGCCTACATCATCACCCGGCTCTGCCGTGACTGCGTGGACACCGGCTGCGTCGCGGTTTGTCCGGTTGACTGCATCTACGGCTACCGCGGCTCGGACACGGCCACCTTCCCGAATCAGCTCTACATCCACCCCGACGAGTGCATCGACTGTGGAGCTTGCGAGCCGGAGTGCCCCTGGCAGGCGATCTTCGAGGAGGTCGCGGTGCCGGAGGTGTTCAAGGACGACATCGCCTTGAACTACAAGATGATGGAGTTCCAGTCGGACTTCGAGGTGCAGAAGCACGAGAAGAAGGAGCACCCGACGGCGGAGCAGGTCGAGGCCAACAAGGCGAAGTGGGGGCTGACGAAGTAG
- a CDS encoding VWA domain-containing protein, with protein sequence MLAQWLQIGDRGLAFASPQYLPLALLAPAFLILAVVTHVRRRRAARAGWPVAPLWRLWTATLLRTVAYLCAVAAISGVTLVETEREDRLTVVALQDASESISPAEQAWMRDWLEQLVGAMRSDDELALLTFGRDAGLVSGPGAPVLPAEVAAETDGSATNLMAAIDSGASLASTRGGAIVLLSDGNENVGDASVAAESARRRGVRVYPIVPPRKQAPLTIEHVSAPGVARQGTDVKLSVAIANRGTETLDATLVARQGETELGRVPLRVAPGRSVVDAEVRAGVPGHYAVTVSLEAPPEVASARARRSTTLSVLPPPRVLVVSSDAALVPLLREAGFDVERRAQLGPVTAAELARFHAVVLGTVSRNDLAPAALDALEEYVRDLGGGLLLAAGRGLVSDAKLKGTALERLLPVRVKEQKPRKQVREPMALFLVVDRSSSMSYGVRLDQQNPSRMSYAREAALALIAQLEDRDELGAVAFDTETSLLSPLQPLGQSRERVNDLISRLVPSGGTDFKEALEIAARQLIASGRTTRHIILLSDGASIRPTAEHEPLIEALVRSGVTVTSIRIGDDKDSYELVKDIAERTGGAFYLVTDAVSLPSLMIQDTQKRAGRDDEEPSDAPFRPRVAMQAEALGGLRERELPVLRELAEVPLKPGAQAWLTTDQTGSTSPILAGWQNGLGRVVVFTANPTREWQSWNQVRRFWAQLVRWLARPQSADELRLEVRDEGRTPILAIDTYDSVHDGTLVLRLTNRDGSVREISPPALGPRHYEVALPPLDSIEPRIVVQKKRGDELVFSREEWLPAAAANEQVGEEDPEAEPNWPLLSQIAEITGGAVNAPLAEILKRAPAERQLTYPLIEALALAAFVLIVLDIGLRLLPSRGAEG encoded by the coding sequence ATGCTCGCGCAGTGGCTGCAGATCGGCGACCGCGGGCTCGCCTTCGCCTCGCCGCAGTACCTGCCGCTCGCGCTGCTCGCGCCGGCGTTCCTGATCCTCGCCGTCGTGACGCACGTCCGGCGGCGGCGCGCGGCGCGCGCGGGCTGGCCGGTCGCGCCGCTCTGGCGGCTGTGGACCGCGACGCTGCTGCGCACGGTCGCGTACCTGTGCGCGGTGGCGGCGATCAGCGGCGTGACGCTGGTCGAGACCGAGCGCGAGGACCGCCTCACCGTGGTCGCGCTGCAGGACGCGTCGGAGAGCATCAGCCCCGCCGAGCAGGCCTGGATGCGCGACTGGCTCGAGCAGCTCGTCGGCGCGATGCGCAGCGACGACGAGCTCGCGCTCCTCACCTTCGGGCGCGACGCCGGTCTGGTGAGCGGTCCGGGCGCGCCGGTCCTGCCGGCGGAGGTCGCGGCCGAGACCGACGGCAGCGCGACCAACCTGATGGCCGCGATCGACTCCGGCGCGAGCCTCGCCTCGACGCGCGGCGGCGCGATCGTGCTGCTGAGCGACGGCAACGAGAACGTCGGCGACGCCTCGGTCGCCGCCGAAAGCGCGCGCCGGCGCGGCGTGCGCGTCTACCCAATCGTTCCGCCGCGCAAGCAGGCGCCGCTCACCATCGAGCACGTGAGCGCGCCCGGCGTCGCGCGCCAGGGAACCGACGTCAAGCTCTCGGTCGCGATCGCGAACCGCGGCACCGAGACGCTCGACGCGACGCTGGTCGCCCGTCAAGGAGAGACCGAGCTCGGGCGCGTGCCGCTGCGCGTCGCGCCCGGGCGCTCGGTGGTCGACGCCGAGGTGCGCGCCGGCGTGCCGGGCCACTACGCGGTGACCGTCTCGCTCGAGGCGCCGCCGGAGGTCGCGTCGGCGCGCGCGCGACGCAGCACGACGCTCAGCGTCCTCCCGCCGCCGCGCGTGCTCGTCGTGTCGTCGGACGCGGCGCTGGTGCCGCTGCTGCGCGAGGCCGGGTTCGACGTCGAACGTCGCGCGCAGCTCGGCCCGGTGACGGCCGCCGAGCTCGCGCGCTTCCACGCGGTCGTGCTCGGCACCGTGTCGCGCAACGACCTCGCGCCCGCGGCGCTCGACGCGCTCGAGGAGTACGTGCGCGACCTCGGCGGCGGCTTGCTGCTCGCGGCCGGGCGCGGCCTCGTATCCGACGCGAAGCTCAAGGGCACGGCGCTCGAGCGGCTCTTGCCGGTGCGCGTCAAGGAGCAGAAGCCGCGCAAGCAGGTGCGCGAGCCGATGGCGCTGTTCCTGGTCGTCGACCGCTCGTCGAGCATGAGCTACGGCGTGCGGCTCGACCAGCAGAATCCGAGCCGCATGTCGTACGCGCGCGAGGCGGCGCTGGCGCTGATCGCGCAGCTCGAGGATCGCGACGAGCTCGGCGCTGTCGCGTTCGACACCGAGACCTCGCTCTTGAGCCCGCTGCAGCCGCTCGGGCAGAGCCGCGAGCGGGTCAACGACCTGATCAGCCGGCTCGTGCCGAGCGGCGGCACGGACTTCAAGGAAGCGCTCGAGATCGCGGCGCGTCAGCTCATCGCGAGCGGCCGCACGACGCGGCACATCATCCTGCTCAGCGACGGCGCGAGCATCCGACCGACGGCGGAGCACGAGCCGCTGATCGAGGCGCTGGTGCGCTCGGGCGTCACCGTGACCTCGATCCGCATCGGCGACGACAAGGACAGCTACGAGCTCGTCAAGGACATCGCCGAGCGCACGGGCGGCGCGTTCTACCTCGTGACCGACGCGGTCTCGCTGCCGAGCCTGATGATCCAGGACACGCAGAAGCGCGCCGGGCGCGACGACGAGGAGCCGAGCGACGCGCCGTTCCGGCCGCGCGTCGCGATGCAGGCGGAAGCGCTCGGTGGTCTGCGCGAGCGCGAGCTGCCGGTGCTGCGCGAGCTCGCCGAGGTGCCGCTCAAGCCGGGCGCGCAGGCGTGGCTCACGACCGATCAGACGGGCAGCACGAGCCCGATCCTCGCCGGCTGGCAGAACGGGCTCGGTCGCGTCGTGGTGTTCACCGCCAACCCGACGCGCGAGTGGCAGAGCTGGAACCAGGTGCGTCGCTTCTGGGCGCAGCTCGTGCGCTGGCTCGCGCGTCCGCAGAGCGCCGACGAGCTGCGCCTCGAGGTGCGCGACGAAGGTCGCACGCCGATCCTTGCGATCGACACCTACGACAGCGTGCACGACGGCACGCTCGTCCTGCGTCTCACCAATCGAGACGGCAGCGTGCGCGAGATCTCCCCGCCGGCGCTCGGTCCGCGTCACTACGAGGTCGCGCTGCCGCCGCTCGACTCGATCGAGCCGCGCATCGTGGTGCAGAAGAAGCGCGGCGACGAGCTCGTGTTCTCGCGCGAGGAGTGGCTGCCCGCCGCCGCGGCGAACGAGCAGGTCGGCGAGGAGGATCCCGAGGCCGAGCCGAACTGGCCGCTGCTGTCGCAGATCGCCGAGATCACGGGTGGTGCGGTGAACGCGCCGCTCGCCGAGATCCTGAAGCGCGCCCCGGCCGAGCGTCAGCTCACCTACCCGCTGATCGAGGCGCTGGCGCTCGCGGCCTTCGTGTTGATCGTGCTTGACATCGGCCTGCGCTTGCTGCCGTCGCGCGGCGCCGAGGGCTGA